The following is a genomic window from Mesotoga sp. Brook.08.105.5.1.
AGCTTCCGGTTACAAAAGTGTCAGGTCATTCGGCGACTGTCGATCTCTTCTTCGCTGCTAGAATAGTCGCAGAGGGGGCGTATATGGAGAAGCGTTTACCTATTCTGGAACATGATTATGAAAGACCGGCCGTCATAGAACCGACGAAGGTCATCTCCTCGATACCTGAGATGCTCGAAAGAGCTGTGATTCTCTTCTATCAGGGCGTGATAGAGAGTCTCTTGAAGAAGGGTCTTCTGAAGAAGATCGTTGACAGGAGAAGTGAGGTAGGATTGTTCCCCGTCTACGAGATCGAACACAAAGGAGAAAGAGTTGCCCTGTTGAATCCAGGACTTGGAGCACCATCCGCTGCGGGCTTCTATGAAGAGCTGATCACCCTGGGAGTAAGAAAGACAGTAGCCTGCGGTTCCTGCGGAGTGTTGAAGAGAGAAATTCCGAGAGGAGAGATCATCGTAGTGGAATCGGCAGTCAGGGATGAGGGGACCTCATTCCATTACGTGGAGCCCTCAAGAGAGATTTCAGTCGATAAGAGTGTGATCGAGATGATCGAATCTACATTGAGAAGGCTGTCTATACCTTATGTAAAGGGAAAGACCTGGACAACCGATGCCTTCTACAGGGAGACTAAGCGGATAGTCAGCAGAAGAATTGACGAAGGGTGCATAACAGTCGAGATGGAGGCTTCGGCCCTCATGGCCGTCTCTAAGTTCAGAAATGTGGCCTTTGGCCAGCTCCTTTCGTCCGGAGACGATGTGAGCGGAGAAGAGTGGGACATACGATTTCATCCCGAGGCTTCGAATCACAAAGAGCGTGTATTCTGGGCAGCTCTAGAGTGTTGCCTGAGATTATAACTCCGTCGGTAGTATATTCCTTCGCTTCACAGAGTGGAAAGTTGAGAGTGGGTGATGGTATGGTCGAACCGATTAAGGTTTCCTCGAAAAAACACGGAAAGGCAATAGAACTACTTGCCGAAGCATTTGCTAATGACCCGATGATCAAATACGTATTAAGTGAGAAAGTAAGAAAGTACGTAAATAGGATCTATGGAGTAATGTTCAAGACTTATCTGAAGAAAGGATCCGCGTACTTTGATTCATCCGAGATGAACGGAATAATTCTCTGGATTGACTCTAAAGAAGATCCGGGCCTTGGCGTCTGGATAAGGAGCGGAGCCTTGAAGATGCTGACATTTCCTGGAAGATCACTAAATCGCCTTATGAAGGTCGGTAGGGCGATTTCGAGGGCTCACAAGAAATGCATAAAGGAACATCACCTTCACCTGATTTTCATTGCTGTTTCGCCAGCTTCTCAGGGGAAAGGTATCGGCAAACAACTTCTTAGCCTTCTTGCGCATGAAGCAGACTCAAAAGGTCTTCCCTGTTATCTTGAAACGCAGAATCCTTCAAACTTAGGTTTCTATGAATCCTTTGGGTTCTACGTTGCGAAGGAAATCGAAATCTCGCGCGAACTCAGATCGTGGAGTATGGTCAGACCAATTTCGTGAAGAGCAACAGGGATCGGCTGAACGCTGGGAAGAGCCACTGCCCAGAGAAGCTCTGGTAAGCAAGGCGTCGAAGAACATCGGCCGACGCAATGCACTGAGGAGCATCAGTGGACGCAAGGCTGCCCTCGGCAGGAGGCGAGGCCGACTACGTCGGGAAGTGAGGCTCGCTGGCGCGAGGAAGTGATGCCCGGAGAAACATCCGGGGAAGTGATGCCGCTTTCAGCGGGAGGATTCAGAAGCCAGTCTTTGCTTCGCAAAGGCAAGTTCTGCTTCGCGGGCAAAGAATCCGCTTGGGCAGAAAACGCTGTACGCTGTTAAGAGAGAATAAGAGCAGCAGGAAATGATGACGCTTTCAGCGGGAGGCTCAAGACCCCTGGATCCCGGATCAGGTCCGAAATGACTCTGA
Proteins encoded in this region:
- a CDS encoding nucleoside phosphorylase, translating into MEKRLPILEHDYERPAVIEPTKVISSIPEMLERAVILFYQGVIESLLKKGLLKKIVDRRSEVGLFPVYEIEHKGERVALLNPGLGAPSAAGFYEELITLGVRKTVACGSCGVLKREIPRGEIIVVESAVRDEGTSFHYVEPSREISVDKSVIEMIESTLRRLSIPYVKGKTWTTDAFYRETKRIVSRRIDEGCITVEMEASALMAVSKFRNVAFGQLLSSGDDVSGEEWDIRFHPEASNHKERVFWAALECCLRL
- a CDS encoding N-acetyltransferase; its protein translation is MPEIITPSVVYSFASQSGKLRVGDGMVEPIKVSSKKHGKAIELLAEAFANDPMIKYVLSEKVRKYVNRIYGVMFKTYLKKGSAYFDSSEMNGIILWIDSKEDPGLGVWIRSGALKMLTFPGRSLNRLMKVGRAISRAHKKCIKEHHLHLIFIAVSPASQGKGIGKQLLSLLAHEADSKGLPCYLETQNPSNLGFYESFGFYVAKEIEISRELRSWSMVRPIS